A stretch of the Acidobacteriaceae bacterium genome encodes the following:
- a CDS encoding DUF1570 domain-containing protein, translating into MRIRLLAILAFGLLCLPASAASHWVEIRSPHFVVLTDADEATGRRTAGQLERMRAFFQSVLPNASNDADLPITVLALQDENSFKSVIPAAYLAKGQARLAGFFSPMGDRNYITLETDLPLAHPYSVIYHEYTHFILRKDYWLPLWLNEGMAQYFENTDINNSQISFGQPDFNQVRYLNQRMQLLPLPVLFKVDHRSPYYHEEDKISVFYIESWALTHMLETEDFQNKTQRIPEYNRRIAGGEDPVSAAQHAFGDLDALQKQLTAYVAQIGFQGIRLRMNFNIDDSTFKASPISTDQADVVRADVLIHDGRAAEAKALVQPILQRDPNNELALRDMAFITAAEHDQKGARKWLEQAADLDPQDCTANYYAAAFEYGDSAASATRETHLRRCVKFAPSFAPAYNDLADLLITQNRNLDEAHMLSIQAVQLDPSSLTFRYAAAEALEAQHNPDSALMVLTEAKARVARTPAQLAEIDKRIARLQQAQPAAPNPQPSASVAASH; encoded by the coding sequence ATGCGCATCCGTCTGCTCGCGATCCTTGCCTTCGGGCTCCTCTGTCTTCCCGCGTCTGCCGCCTCCCATTGGGTCGAAATCCGCAGCCCTCACTTCGTCGTCCTCACCGACGCCGACGAGGCCACCGGTCGCCGCACCGCCGGTCAGCTCGAACGCATGCGTGCCTTCTTTCAAAGCGTGCTGCCCAACGCCTCCAACGACGCCGACCTGCCCATCACCGTCCTCGCGCTCCAGGACGAAAACAGTTTCAAGTCCGTCATCCCAGCCGCATATCTCGCCAAGGGTCAGGCACGTCTCGCCGGCTTCTTCTCCCCCATGGGCGACCGCAACTACATCACCCTCGAGACCGACCTTCCCCTTGCCCATCCCTACTCCGTCATCTACCACGAGTACACCCACTTCATCCTGCGCAAGGACTACTGGCTTCCGCTCTGGCTGAACGAAGGCATGGCGCAGTACTTCGAGAACACCGACATCAACAACTCGCAAATCTCCTTCGGTCAGCCTGACTTCAATCAGGTCCGCTATCTCAATCAGCGCATGCAACTGCTCCCGCTGCCCGTTCTCTTCAAGGTCGACCACCGCTCGCCCTACTATCATGAAGAGGACAAGATCTCCGTCTTCTACATCGAGTCCTGGGCGCTCACCCACATGCTTGAGACCGAAGACTTTCAGAACAAAACTCAAAGGATTCCCGAATACAACCGCCGCATCGCCGGTGGCGAAGATCCGGTCAGCGCTGCTCAGCACGCCTTCGGCGATCTGGACGCGCTTCAGAAGCAGCTCACCGCCTACGTCGCTCAGATCGGCTTTCAGGGCATTCGTCTCCGCATGAACTTCAACATCGACGACAGCACGTTCAAGGCGTCGCCAATCTCCACCGATCAGGCCGATGTCGTTCGTGCCGACGTCCTCATCCACGACGGCCGCGCCGCGGAAGCCAAAGCGCTCGTCCAGCCCATCCTCCAGCGTGACCCGAACAACGAGCTTGCCCTCCGCGACATGGCATTCATCACCGCCGCCGAGCACGATCAGAAGGGCGCGCGCAAATGGCTCGAGCAGGCCGCCGACCTCGACCCGCAGGACTGCACCGCAAACTATTACGCGGCAGCCTTCGAGTACGGCGATTCGGCCGCATCGGCCACCAGAGAAACTCACCTCCGCCGCTGCGTCAAGTTCGCGCCCAGCTTTGCACCCGCCTACAACGACCTCGCCGACCTCCTCATCACTCAGAACCGCAATCTCGACGAAGCGCACATGCTCTCGATTCAGGCTGTCCAGCTGGACCCCTCGAGCCTCACCTTCCGCTACGCCGCGGCCGAGGCCCTTGAGGCCCAGCACAACCCCGATTCCGCCCTTATGGTGCTCACAGAAGCCAAGGCCCGCGTCGCCAGGACACCCGCCCAGCTCGCCGAGATCGACAAGCGCATCGCCCGCCTCCAGCAAGCCCAGCCAGCCGCGCCCAATCCACAACCCTCTGCCAGCGTCGCGGCTTCTCATTGA
- a CDS encoding thymidine kinase, whose protein sequence is MSTAPGVLEVITGPMFSGKSEELIRRLKRARIARQRVACYKPDIDLRYHRTSIASHSSQTHDAVPIASVEELRSILHPQLDSIEVVGIDEVQFLSPEIIPFALELIALGKRVIFAGLDTTFANEPFGPVPNLMALADKVTKLSAVCMVCGQPAIHTQRLGQSQELVVVGATGLYEARCRAHFTPHLDAAGSEQLELPAQPELPATVTT, encoded by the coding sequence ATGTCCACCGCTCCCGGCGTGCTCGAAGTCATCACCGGCCCCATGTTCTCCGGCAAATCCGAGGAACTCATCCGCCGCCTCAAGCGCGCCCGCATCGCCCGCCAACGCGTCGCCTGCTACAAGCCCGACATCGATCTCCGCTATCACCGCACCTCCATCGCCTCGCACTCCTCGCAAACCCACGACGCCGTCCCCATCGCCTCCGTCGAAGAGCTCCGCTCCATCCTCCACCCGCAGCTCGACTCCATCGAAGTCGTCGGCATCGACGAAGTCCAGTTCCTCTCGCCCGAAATCATCCCCTTCGCCCTCGAGCTCATCGCCCTCGGCAAGCGCGTCATCTTCGCCGGCCTCGACACCACCTTCGCCAACGAGCCCTTCGGGCCCGTCCCCAACCTCATGGCGCTCGCCGACAAGGTCACCAAGCTCTCCGCCGTCTGCATGGTCTGCGGCCAGCCCGCCATCCACACCCAGCGCCTCGGCCAGTCTCAGGAGCTCGTCGTCGTCGGCGCCACCGGCCTCTACGAAGCCCGCTGCCGCGCCCACTTCACCCCGCACCTCGACGCCGCCGGCTCCGAACAACTCGAACTCCCCGCGCAGCCCGAACTCCCCGCCACCGTCACCACCTGA
- a CDS encoding superoxide dismutase family protein, with amino-acid sequence MRRGMLILACGVGLAMGVGAAGAQTDQTAKRTTNEVKVKLIGSQGQPAGTVTFRQVKQGVKMTVKLENVPFGEHAVHIHEHAVCDAPDFHAAGGHFNPLGKHHGFENPEGHHAGDLPANVSVGENHRGEASFVLKDVSMDPNLPNSIFANGGTSVVVHEHGDDQKTDPSGNSGNRIACGVVKE; translated from the coding sequence ATGCGGCGAGGAATGCTGATTTTGGCGTGCGGCGTGGGGTTGGCGATGGGGGTCGGTGCGGCCGGAGCGCAGACCGACCAGACGGCGAAGAGGACAACGAATGAGGTGAAGGTGAAGCTGATCGGCTCGCAGGGGCAGCCCGCGGGGACGGTGACGTTCAGGCAGGTGAAGCAGGGCGTGAAGATGACGGTGAAGCTGGAGAATGTGCCGTTTGGGGAGCATGCGGTGCATATTCATGAGCATGCGGTGTGTGACGCGCCGGATTTTCATGCCGCGGGCGGGCACTTCAACCCGCTGGGGAAGCATCATGGGTTTGAGAACCCGGAGGGGCATCACGCCGGGGATCTGCCGGCGAATGTGTCGGTTGGCGAGAATCATCGGGGCGAGGCGAGTTTTGTGCTGAAGGATGTGTCGATGGACCCGAATCTGCCGAACTCGATCTTTGCGAATGGCGGGACGAGCGTTGTGGTGCATGAGCATGGCGACGATCAGAAGACGGACCCGAGTGGGAACTCGGGGAACAGGATTGCTTGCGGGGTGGTGAAGGAGTGA
- a CDS encoding sigma-70 family RNA polymerase sigma factor, which produces MRETRLAPEEPDSQAGLERAAVTAEQAALAELAARCLAGDAAAWEQLARTQHRKVYGLCYRFTGSATEAEDLTQEVFLKMFRNLGNFDPARGSFGTWLTTLTRNLLVDNYRRSRMDRASDSLDESLDGEDDGPSKLERLADSRPGQDHHVAGLELKAQIQHALAKVSPELREAVILRDLEDMDYKEIAEILGIPQGTVKSRISRGRSELARLLKGMEGKVM; this is translated from the coding sequence GTGAGAGAGACGCGGCTCGCGCCAGAAGAGCCGGATTCTCAGGCTGGGTTGGAACGGGCGGCCGTGACCGCCGAACAGGCTGCGCTGGCAGAGCTGGCGGCTCGGTGCCTGGCGGGCGACGCGGCCGCGTGGGAGCAGTTGGCCCGGACACAGCATCGGAAGGTGTATGGGCTCTGCTACCGGTTTACCGGGTCGGCGACCGAGGCGGAGGACCTGACGCAAGAGGTTTTCCTGAAGATGTTCCGCAACCTTGGGAACTTCGATCCGGCGCGCGGAAGCTTTGGGACGTGGCTGACGACGCTGACCCGTAATCTGCTGGTGGACAACTACCGTCGCAGCAGAATGGACCGGGCGAGCGATTCGCTGGATGAGTCGCTGGACGGGGAGGACGATGGCCCGAGCAAGCTGGAACGACTGGCGGACTCGAGACCCGGCCAGGATCACCACGTGGCCGGGCTCGAGCTGAAAGCGCAGATTCAGCATGCACTGGCAAAGGTTTCGCCGGAGCTGCGCGAGGCTGTTATCCTTCGCGATCTGGAAGATATGGATTACAAGGAGATAGCGGAAATTTTGGGAATTCCGCAGGGAACGGTAAAGAGCAGGATCAGCCGCGGCCGCAGTGAGCTGGCGCGGCTGTTGAAGGGCATGGAAGGGAAGGTGATGTAG